ACAACCTTTTAGGCATCTGAGTACCGGCTTGCCGCAAGCGGGCTTCGGGGCGGCTCGGCGTCACTCCGAACGCCGGGCCCTTCGATGCGGCGCTGCACCCGAGGCGTCACTGCGGCCCCGTTCGATCGGTCCGTTTTGCATTGAAGGATGTCCTGTCATGACGAATCTGCCGGCTGTGGAGCGCGCGCTGCGCACCGCGGCACCCCATGACCTCTTGCACAGACTCCGTGCGGCGCTGGTGGAGCACTTCGGCGCGCGGGGAGTCGAGCTGCTGATGGCCGACTACGGCCTGACGGTCCTGCAGCCGGTGACGTCCCTCCCGCACACCGCGACGCCGCTGTCCGTCCGCACGACCCCGGAGGGGCGGGCCTTCGGCAGCCAGGAACCGTACGGGCAGTACGCCGTGCAGGACGGCGCCGTGGATCTGCACCTGCCCGTCACGGTGAGGGGCGACCGCCTCGGGATCTTGACCGTGCGCCTTCCCGAGGCCGCCTGCACCCCGGAAACCGTGGAACAGCTGCGGGACGTCGCGGAGCTGCTCGGCCACGAGATCGTCGTCGCCGAGCGCGATACGGACGTCTACCTGCAGGCCCGGCGCGCAAACCGCCTGACCTTGGCGGCGGAGATGCAGTGGCAACTGCTGCCCGCCCGCTCCTGCGCCCGCCCCGAGTTCGCGATCGGCGCGCAGCTGGAACCCGCCTACGACATCCACGGCGACAACTTCGACTGGTCCTCCACGGCGGAGACCCTCACGCTTACCGTCACCAATGGGATGGGCGAGGGTATCGATGCCGCACTGCTGACCAATCTGGCGGTCAACGCCCTGCGCAACGCGCGCCGTGCGGGGATCGACATCGCCGACCAGGCGGCGCTCGCGGATCAGGCGATCTACAGCCGCTACCAGGGGAGGGAGTACGTCTCCACCCTCCTGATCTCGCTCGATGTGGCCACCGGACGGGGGCACGTGGTCGATGCGGGCTCGCCCCAGCTGTGGCGTTACCGGGACCGAACGGTCGAGCGCGTCGAGTTCGAGGCGCAGTTCCCGCTCGGCATGTTCGAGGAGACGCCCTACGTCGCCCAGGATTTCCATGCGCTCCCCGGCGACCGACTGGTCTTCGTCAGCGACGGCGTGTACGCGACCGCCTCCGCGGCCGGCGAGGCATACAGCGAGCGGGCGCTCGCGCGGGCCATCCAGGCCACCGGTCTGCTGCCGGCCGCCGCGGTCCCCAGCGGCATCCTGCAGGAGCTGGCGGCGTACCGCGACGCGGACGCGGACGACGACGCGCTGGTGATGTGCATGGACTGGTTCGGCCGGTCCGCTCCCGCCTGACGACCACGACGACGGGTGGCGCCGGCATGACCGGTTAGCCCATCTGCCTGGCCGTCCGGCTGGATCACCGTGGCGACGGAGCGAAGACGTCCGTCCGGGCGGGGATATTCTCGTCAGAGAGGGCAGACGCGGAACATCCCGCGCAGAGGAGCCGCGCTTGGCGGCACCTTTGGGGGCCATTGCACCTGCTCATGGAGAGTGACCGCCACGATGGACCGCGCGGGATCGTCCGACGATCCTCTGCACGAGGCATCCCGTGAGGTCGCCGACGCCGCCGAGGCGTTGGTGGACTGCTGGACCCGCGCAGGTCAGAACACTCCTCCCCGCCTTTCGGCCTTGCAGGTACGCGCCCTGCTGGCCGTACGGCGCTGCCCGGGGGTCAACCTCTCCCGGCTCGCGGACATGGTCGGTGTCTCGGTCCCGGCCGGGAGCAGGTTGTGTGACCGGCTCGAAGCCGCGGGTTTTCTCCGCCGGGAGCGTGCCGCCACCGACCGCAGGGAGATCGGCCTGTTCCTCACCCGCGACGGTGGGGACTCCTTGCACCTGCTGTCCGAACTGCGGGCAGCGGATCTGCGTGCTGTTCTGCAGCGCATGTCGAACGAGGAACGGGAAGCGCTTCTCGCCGGCCTGCGCGCCTACACCCGCGCCGCCCACCCTCCGGACGGCGACACGGCCGACCGCTGACGGACACCCTGCCCCCGGGGGAGCAGGCCCAGCGCCGTCACGGGAGGGCACGCGTGCGGCCCCGCCAGTCCAGACACACCACGGCCGCGTCCTGCGACAGCTCGGCACCGTGGCGGTGCTGAACGAGGCCGTCGACGACGGCCCGCGCCGTCTCGTGCGGGGAGGCCGTACGGGTGGCGGCGATGGTCTCGCGCAGGGCGTGCTCACCGAAGGCGTGACTCCCCGCCCCTTGTGCGGACGAACCGTGTACCCCGCTGCTGACGACGACCAGCCTGTCACCGGGCAGTACCTGGAACGGCTGCTGGTGGTAATCGGTCTCCTCGAACATGCCCAGCGGGGCCTCGGGCTGGAACTCCACCCGTTCCACGATGTCGTCGCGCAACCGGAAGAGCTGGGGCGAGCCGGCATCGATGCCGTGCGCCCGGCCGGTTTCCAGATCGAAGTGCAGCAGCAGGGACGGCGCGTAACGCTTGCCGCCGTATTCCGCGTAGACCGCCTGGTCGGCCAGGCACGCCTGGTCTTCCAGCGAGATCTCGGCGCGTCGTGCGTTGCGCAGCGCGTTGATCGTGAGGTTGGTCAGCAGGGCCGCGTCGATCCCGTGACCCTGTCCGTCCGTGACCGTGATGTTCAGGGTGTCGTCGGTGGCGCTCCAGTCGAAGTTGTCACCACCGATCGCGTAGGCGGGCTCCAGGTGGCCGCCCAGCGTGTATTCGGCCACCTCGAAACCCCTCCCGGGCAGCAGCTGCCACTGCATTTCCGCTGCCAGGGTCAGCCGTCTGCGGCGTCGCCCCTGCAGGTAGAGGTCGGTGTTGCGGTCGGCCACGACCAGTTCGTGTCCGAGGGCTGTGGCGAAGTCGGCCATCTCCAACACCGCCGACGCCCCCTGCCCCGGCTCGGGCAGCCGTACCGACAGCACCCCGATACGGTCACCGCGTACGGTGACCGGGAGGTGGACCACGACCAGGCCCGGCTCGTCGACGACCTCGACGACGGGCGCGCCGGCGGCGAAGGCCCGGGTCGCCGGCAGTCCGTCGCGCACCAGGACCGCTTCTCCGGTATGAGGGAGTCGGGTGACGGGCTGCAACGCGGTGAGGCTGTAGTCGGCCAGCAGCAACGTGACGGCCCTCGCACCCATGTACCGGATGAGCAGTTCCTCCGCCGCAGCCGGCAGAGCGGTAGGGGGCGCCGCCCGCAACGCCCTCTCCGCGGCCCCCAGCCAAACTCCGGAATGGTCGCTCATGGCCTCTTCTCCCCTCACCCGCACGATCAGTGCACGGGCGGCACAGCAAGCGGCGGCGGTCTCTCTTCGAGTCTTCCACCCGTCGGCACCGACATGCGTGATCCGTCGGTGTCGGAGCCGGGTGTCGCGGTGTGCAGGGGAGGGGGCCGGCCGCGGAGCCGCGGGCTCACGCCTCGGGAGGGGCCTCGCTCCCCCGGCGCTGCCGTTGGCGGTAGTTGCGCATGGATACCTGGGAGCCGCAGCCGGTACTGCAGTAAAGCCCTGAGCCGTTGCGCGTGCGGTCGAAGAACCCGAAATGGCACGGAGGGTTGCGGCACGCCTTCACGCGCCCCCACTCGCCGGTCTGCGCGAAGGTCGTCACTGCGGCCAGTACGGTCCCGAGCACACGCGGCACCCCTGTCTGCGGCGACGCCAGCTCGACACCACTGGCTGTGACCACCGTCGCCAGCGGGTAGAGCGCACCTGCGCGCCGCAGGTGTTGCTCGGCGTGCCGGAGCGGCTCGCCCAGGCTCTCCTCATCGCCCGAGTGCGCGAGCAGCAGGGTCACCAGGGCGTCACGCAGCTCCCGTGCGGCTGCGGCATCGGCATCGGTCGCCATGGCGTCGCCGCCGAATTCGTCGTGCTCCGCGAGCCACGCCGCGAAGGAGGGCCCGTCCGCGAACAGCTCCCGCTGGCCGCCACCGTTCGCGCGCGTGTTCACGAACGCGAGGACGGTCTCCACCACCGGCATGACGGCGCGCGGGCTGGGTTTCGCAGATCCGGCTGCAGCACTGCTCATCCGCCCATCGTACCTGAGCGAGAAGAGGCGCTAAGTCGCCTCACACACAACATGCAGCATCGACCCGCTTGACGCGTTATGAGCTAACAGCTTACGGTCGCAACATGAACGGATCACCGAACCAGCAGACCAGCCCCCGCACATGGCTCATCACCGGCGCGACGTCCGGCATCGGCCGCGAACTGACCCTCCAGGCACTGGAGAACGGCGACGTCGTCTCCGCCCTCGCCCGCGACACCGCTTCACTGGACGAACTGACCGAAGCGCACGGCGACAACCTGCTCCTCATCCGGGCAGACGTACGTGACGAGCAAGCCGTGCAGGAAGCGGTGGAACGTACGCTCTCGCGGTTCGGCCGCATCGACGTGGTGGCCAACAACGCCGGCTACGGACTCTTCGGAGCCGTCGAGGAGGCCTCCGACACGCAAGTCCGCGCCGTGTTCGACACCAACGTCTTCGGCGTGCTCAACGTGCTGCGCGCGACGCTGCCGGTACTCCGCTCCCAGCGGTCCGGACACATCCTCCAGGGCTCGTCGGTCTACGGGCAGTCCGCCCACCCCGGCGTGGGACTGCTGGCCGCGACCAAGTACGCGGTCGAGGGACTGTCGGACGCCCTGGTGGCCGAGGTCGCACCGCTCGGCATCAAAGTCACGATCATCCAGCCCGGAATGACCGCCACCCCCTTCCTGTCCAACCTCGACGTCGCAGCCGGCCTCGACGACTACGACCTGACCGTCCGCGAGGTCCAGAAGGGCATCGGAGAGATGCCCGCCTCGGCGTTCTCCTGCGCGGCCCGGATCGCCGAAGGCATCCGCACTGCGGTCGACAGCCCCAACCCCCCGCTGCGCCTGGCCCTCGGCACCTCCAGCGCCACCGGCATGCGCACCGCCCTGGAGGCCCGCACCGCAGACCTGGACGACTGGAATCGCGTGACCGACGCCGTCGACAGGTGAGCACGATTCCCACACGGGCCTCGGCATTTACGGCCGAGGCCCCCTCGGCGACGGGATCCGCCCGCGCGGTGCAGGGGCGCGCCGCTCGGCTTGGACAAGCGCCTGGCTGACAGAGGAATTTCTCCGCGGACCCTTGCCCACGCCCAGGCCGAACACCCCGAGAACCGGTCACACCAGCCCTTTGACCGGCAAGGTCATGTTGACGGAGGCTCACTGGCTACCCCGACGCCCCGGCCCGAACAGGGCGGTCACGAACAATCGCACGAGAGGTGCCGCAAGCACTTA
This Streptomyces sp. NBC_00539 DNA region includes the following protein-coding sequences:
- a CDS encoding PP2C family protein-serine/threonine phosphatase, which codes for MSDHSGVWLGAAERALRAAPPTALPAAAEELLIRYMGARAVTLLLADYSLTALQPVTRLPHTGEAVLVRDGLPATRAFAAGAPVVEVVDEPGLVVVHLPVTVRGDRIGVLSVRLPEPGQGASAVLEMADFATALGHELVVADRNTDLYLQGRRRRRLTLAAEMQWQLLPGRGFEVAEYTLGGHLEPAYAIGGDNFDWSATDDTLNITVTDGQGHGIDAALLTNLTINALRNARRAEISLEDQACLADQAVYAEYGGKRYAPSLLLHFDLETGRAHGIDAGSPQLFRLRDDIVERVEFQPEAPLGMFEETDYHQQPFQVLPGDRLVVVSSGVHGSSAQGAGSHAFGEHALRETIAATRTASPHETARAVVDGLVQHRHGAELSQDAAVVCLDWRGRTRALP
- a CDS encoding MarR family winged helix-turn-helix transcriptional regulator encodes the protein MTATMDRAGSSDDPLHEASREVADAAEALVDCWTRAGQNTPPRLSALQVRALLAVRRCPGVNLSRLADMVGVSVPAGSRLCDRLEAAGFLRRERAATDRREIGLFLTRDGGDSLHLLSELRAADLRAVLQRMSNEEREALLAGLRAYTRAAHPPDGDTADR
- a CDS encoding PP2C family protein-serine/threonine phosphatase, which gives rise to MTNLPAVERALRTAAPHDLLHRLRAALVEHFGARGVELLMADYGLTVLQPVTSLPHTATPLSVRTTPEGRAFGSQEPYGQYAVQDGAVDLHLPVTVRGDRLGILTVRLPEAACTPETVEQLRDVAELLGHEIVVAERDTDVYLQARRANRLTLAAEMQWQLLPARSCARPEFAIGAQLEPAYDIHGDNFDWSSTAETLTLTVTNGMGEGIDAALLTNLAVNALRNARRAGIDIADQAALADQAIYSRYQGREYVSTLLISLDVATGRGHVVDAGSPQLWRYRDRTVERVEFEAQFPLGMFEETPYVAQDFHALPGDRLVFVSDGVYATASAAGEAYSERALARAIQATGLLPAAAVPSGILQELAAYRDADADDDALVMCMDWFGRSAPA
- a CDS encoding SDR family NAD(P)-dependent oxidoreductase, which gives rise to MNGSPNQQTSPRTWLITGATSGIGRELTLQALENGDVVSALARDTASLDELTEAHGDNLLLIRADVRDEQAVQEAVERTLSRFGRIDVVANNAGYGLFGAVEEASDTQVRAVFDTNVFGVLNVLRATLPVLRSQRSGHILQGSSVYGQSAHPGVGLLAATKYAVEGLSDALVAEVAPLGIKVTIIQPGMTATPFLSNLDVAAGLDDYDLTVREVQKGIGEMPASAFSCAARIAEGIRTAVDSPNPPLRLALGTSSATGMRTALEARTADLDDWNRVTDAVDR
- a CDS encoding CGNR zinc finger domain-containing protein → MSSAAAGSAKPSPRAVMPVVETVLAFVNTRANGGGQRELFADGPSFAAWLAEHDEFGGDAMATDADAAAARELRDALVTLLLAHSGDEESLGEPLRHAEQHLRRAGALYPLATVVTASGVELASPQTGVPRVLGTVLAAVTTFAQTGEWGRVKACRNPPCHFGFFDRTRNGSGLYCSTGCGSQVSMRNYRQRQRRGSEAPPEA